tcaaatatatatgtgtgtttgcagatttaaaacaataattaaactatattatactttaatatataatattatttatatatgaatgtctatgtaatatatgtatgttttgtTGTAgcgtgtaaatatttttttagatataaaaataatatattctttaaaaagaagatatatatatatatataatcaattttttcagcAATATTGTGATgtccaatttaattaaatagttaatCAATATCGATGtacattaagaaatatttcttcggGCAGCAATGGATTAAAACATATCTAAAGTAACATGTATCGTCTCTGATGCGTGGATAAGTAATACTGATTATAGGAATTTAACAACAATGAATAATTCATGGTTCAGTCGATGATTCGCTGATAGAAAGAATCGTGTCCCGATACGTATCCTTGCGTAATTTCTAACAATGCAGCAGGCACAATTTATATCACCTGGTAGTACTCTTTTGCGCGCACCGCTGTATTAAGATCCCTCGAATCCGATAAAGTCAGATGTTCGCGACGACAGCTTTTCAGTGCATCCGCGCCATTGAATCGCGGAACCTCGTTCTTTCTTTCCATTAATTCTTAGCGACGACAGGGCCACGTTACTGATCCCGATCATGATAATTATCTTTGTaagatttttggaaaattaggatcaatttttctctccgatttcttttcatttgttttaatttttacaagaaacaattcgtttaattaaatgtgtattaataattatttatttattacaataatatttttaactagataaaaattatttatttgcacagttatttgttaattatttgtttttcttttttattcagttgCTTTAATCCTACGATGAAATATACAACAGTGCAATCTATCGTGACATTCTTTCTCCTGCTAATCATCAAAGTAGAAGGAATCAACAATTATTCTCGACTAATTAGTGACGTTCACAAGTATTATCATACTTTTAGCGTTATTTTTGTGCGGTCCGAAAATTATCATGGTAAGTAATAAAACTAGTTTTtagttttcttgttttttgaTTATTGCTTCTCCATAGAAagagcttaaaaatatattaagaaataaaaaaaatatttatataaatattctaaaaagaatattttacgcGCATATGTTGCTTCAGATGTAttcggaaaattatttttctctgcaaatatttttaactataaattataaaagctaCGCACGAATCGTAGATTTCAATATGACAACGCTACTGCACGCATGGTCGCGTGATCTATCACGACAGTGGATCATGACCGCGACTATAACTTTTATGGATCTAATGAGCGAGTATAACGAGTATCAAAGGACCATCGCGCGACCATTGTTCGTTGTTCTACTCGACACCGGGGAGACCATGAACGAATTTATCGAGGTCACGAGAAGCGTAAAACCCATCTCCTTTCCCGCCTGGTTGATCGTGTTTCTGCAACGTTCCGGAAAACCGCTCGAAAAGTACTGTCAATATCCTGCTAGCAACATCTTTAATGTAGATTTCAACACTCTCATGTTGGTCCTGTGCTACGATCATCCGAGCTTGATGGAATGGTATGCCATACGTGACAATCGCACCAGGATGTTCGAGCTAGCCACGTGGACCGCTGACGGAGGTCTATCTTTTCGGACGTGGAAGAGCCTCTATGCCAGAAGGAGCGACATGTTCGGCGACATCGTACGCGTGGCGTCCGTGAAGGTAAGTTgtttcaatattgaaaaattattattaaaagttattattataaacgagCTTTTTGCGCAAAATTTTTGCGACGGAACAATTTGCCGACTCGGGCAATTTGTCATAGTAATCGATATTTGAAGTTAATGACACACATCCTAGTAGACATCAACTGCGATAGATTGATTTGATAATTCTGTTCACGAATGGGATTCGAAGGAGTCGCCGTTTTTTTTGCTGGAGAACGGAGCGATCGGCGGGTTTCTCGGTTTACTAATGATAGAGCTCAGCAGAGTGATGAATTTTACGATGGAGATTCTGGATCAAGTGGAAGCATATGGCATTTGGAACCATCAGGAGAAGATGTGGACCGGCGTGATCGGCCAATTGGTGAACAACAAAGCTGATATCGGCGCCTCCGAATTTACGATAATGCCCTTTAGGTTGAATTATGTTGACTTTACGCTGCCATTGATAATTTCGCAAAGTCGCATCTACTTTAAGCAGCCCAGTGAAGTTGATGTGCATTGGACTGGATATTTCAAGGTAATGATTATatggtttaaaaattatatgtatgcgtgCATGCTTGAATGTATCTAAAGTAGTTAcactgtaatataatataataattatactgtaattatcttacaaaatctttataataactttaaaaactaaaattatttaaaattatttaattttgtccgagaaaataatttcaaagcaATCTGTGAAACGTGTTTACACGCatacgagagaaaaaatacatgatgtaaaatttagatttggtggaataaagttttttttcccTTAAGTGATATATCTTTCAGGCGTTTAGCTCCGGAATTTGGATAATGTTAGCGACGATAGTAATAACTGCTTCTATTCTGctaagtattattaaaacaaaagagtACTTCTCGATAAATCtaatattcgaaaattatgTTCATGTTTGGGGTATTTATTGTCAGCAAGGTTTAGcaggtaatatttaataaaatacactcatatacaatttttcaaaatatttacaatacaattGTTTACACCAATATGTACTAGTATTCAGCGCGcagtataatgtatattacattttttgcgGAATCACAGAATTTCCCAATAAATTGTCAATGAGACTGGCCATTTTCTCGATTTACCTTTCGTCGTTGATAATCACATCCGCTTATTCAGCATCGTTGATTAGTTTCCTGACACTTACTAAGACCAATCTGCCTTTCTCCACTCTGGAGGGTTACGTTAAGGATGgctcttataaattaatcgtcATGAGAAACAGCGCCGAGCACGATATGATTGATGTAAGTTTGCACTGTTAAATAACAGTAATTTGTGAATCGcgatatgtaaacaaaaattaaagtaattacgaataaaaataataaattacttttatttatgtgtaacatataaaatacatataactacAGCTTTTAGAAAAAACGTTAGACAGAGTGGGCTCAAACATttcggccagactttgagattttataagaaatttaattctgaataaaaagtttcctataaaattttaaagttttgccGGAATGTTTGGACCttcaattgtatattaattgcatttaatttaaagattaaagaagGAATAGTATTGTTCGAATTGCAGCATGTCAAGACCCCAGTGTTTCTAAAAATGCACGAATTGTTGGAAGATAAGAAGAACTTGCCGTTTACATTGTCGGACGGATTCAAGCAAGTTAGCGATTTAATTGGTGAAATTACAgcattaagtttttttttttttttattaaagtcaaTTCACGGCAATAATTCTCACGCAGATCTGCGAGCGGAAGAACTTGGCGTTTTACACAACGGAGGCATTCAAGAACGCCATGAACATTAATCTGACGTGTAAGATCATACATATAGAGAGCGGAAGAACCGATAGTTTAGCGATGGCTCTAACGAAAGGAAATCCTTATGCCGGCCTCATGAATTATCAGTAAGTTCATAAATCGTGTacatcgatatataatttaattatatgtaaagcggtatatttttttatctaatgtaCATTGAAAGTGTGCATCTCTCgttttctatcaaattttttaatatttaaaaaagaattaagagtatatttttttaatctacgtagaattaatgaatttaatatcattatccttaaaaatttaatttttaacaatatttttcaagatgaaAGTTTCGTTTAAAAATCTTGAGAAGATTCTGAgagaatttcattaaaataatattaacgagaattatattaaatcgaataaattgaaaagaaataattagattacaacaaaagatgaaattatttaaatagaatttaaatagagTTATTCGttgctattaatttttaagacaagtgtttcaaatatttttcagtttaCGGCGATTTCAGCTTAATGGCGTCATAAATAGATTGAAGAGAAAACAATTCTTAAGAAATTACAATTCGAGAACGAATTATAGCGTGGTTAGTTTAGGAGATATAGCGCTGACTTTGACGATAGTGACAGGTGGTATAATTCTGGCATTGTTTATCTTAATAATcgagaaaatgtattattttttcaacactCGATTTAAAAGCAACAAGTCAAAAAATCGAGTTTTGGCGCAAAAATCGATGTTTTTGgcgcaaaattataaaagcgaAACAGTGAGAAGAATCTaaagttttcaaaatgttatgaataattgatcaaatattagcataatgttaaaaaaagcaagattttattttaaacaagatCTACTTGAAAAGCAATATACATCTTGCAGAGATTGTTGTCTGCCTCATATTTAAGAAAGCGCATGCCGATCCGCATtgtattgcgaaaaaaaaaaatattcacatgaAAAGAAGGTGGGCTGAATTGCGAAACGCTTCTAGTTACACACAGCAATGCGTAAAGACGCATTGatttatgaagaaaataaaaaaagaaaagaaaagaaaacgccGTATATCCCGCGACCTTTGCTGAAATTCACCCACACGAATTTTGCCCACGCGAATGCAATGAAGAGAGAAATGTCCCCATCACCGATCTCTGATTTACAAGAACGTAAACGCCCTTCTGATTTCGCTCAAGTATCACAATCTTGTCAAATAGCGGTACGTGAACGTGAGCGCGAGGTTTCGAGCATTCTCTTGCATGAGGGATCACGTAGGAGTATTTTagtatatgattataatattccttgaaatttgataattttttacagcTACATAAAAACTCGCCGAGAAAGAAGGTTTTGTcatctaaatatttaagaaggCAATTTTGAcagatcaaataattttttttttttcagaaatcttTACTCAAAagctttaatatcatttttaatgatttattttgtatatacttttttttgtag
The genomic region above belongs to Cataglyphis hispanica isolate Lineage 1 chromosome 7, ULB_Chis1_1.0, whole genome shotgun sequence and contains:
- the LOC126851000 gene encoding glutamate receptor 1-like, producing the protein MKYTTVQSIVTFFLLLIIKVEGINNYSRLISDVHKYYHTFSVIFVRSENYHDFNMTTLLHAWSRDLSRQWIMTATITFMDLMSEYNEYQRTIARPLFVVLLDTGETMNEFIEVTRSVKPISFPAWLIVFLQRSGKPLEKYCQYPASNIFNVDFNTLMLVLCYDHPSLMEWYAIRDNRTRMFELATWTADGGLSFRTWKSLYARRSDMFGDIVRVASVKESPFFLLENGAIGGFLGLLMIELSRVMNFTMEILDQVEAYGIWNHQEKMWTGVIGQLVNNKADIGASEFTIMPFRLNYVDFTLPLIISQSRIYFKQPSEVDVHWTGYFKAFSSGIWIMLATIVITASILLSIIKTKEYFSINLIFENYVHVWGIYCQQGLAEFPNKLSMRLAIFSIYLSSLIITSAYSASLISFLTLTKTNLPFSTLEGYVKDGSYKLIVMRNSAEHDMIDHVKTPVFLKMHELLEDKKNLPFTLSDGFKQICERKNLAFYTTEAFKNAMNINLTCKIIHIESGRTDSLAMALTKGNPYAGLMNYHLRRFQLNGVINRLKRKQFLRNYNSRTNYSVVSLGDIALTLTIVTGGIILALFILIIEKMYYFFNTRFKSNKSKNRVLAQKSMFLAQNYKSETVRRI